From the Verrucomicrobiota bacterium genome, one window contains:
- a CDS encoding NADH-quinone oxidoreductase subunit D, translating to MITATSNPAHPAHNETFVLNLGPQHPATHGVLRVKLTMDGEFVMRAEPVCGYIHRMHEKMGENRTWAQYLPNTSRIDYLSAMTYTHAYVGAVERGLKLQVPPRAEFIRVITSELNRVSSHLVWFGAFVLDLGGFTPLLYAFDDREKILDLLESVSGSRLTYCYYRIGGVYNDVDEAFLKGTREFVQYLRPRLKMYRALVTDNIILRKRLENIGPISKEMCRKYGASGPVVRGAGVPYDVRRAEPYSVYSQFDFDIPTFPETDSMARYLVRMEEMVQSLRIIEQALDKIPDGPVMATVPRVLKVPPGDYCYSVEAARGRLMVRIVSDNKENAYRIKWRTPCFSNLSLFEEATQGMMLADALALMGSLDLVIPDIDR from the coding sequence GTGATCACAGCAACTTCCAACCCAGCCCATCCGGCGCACAACGAGACATTCGTACTGAACCTCGGGCCGCAGCATCCCGCCACCCACGGCGTGTTGCGGGTCAAGCTGACCATGGATGGGGAGTTTGTCATGAGGGCGGAACCCGTCTGCGGGTACATCCACCGAATGCACGAAAAAATGGGGGAAAACCGTACTTGGGCGCAATATCTGCCGAATACGAGCCGGATTGATTATCTTTCCGCCATGACGTACACGCACGCGTACGTCGGGGCCGTGGAACGCGGTTTGAAACTGCAAGTTCCGCCGCGGGCCGAATTTATCCGTGTCATCACCTCCGAGCTGAACCGTGTTTCCAGCCACTTGGTCTGGTTTGGCGCCTTTGTGCTCGATCTGGGGGGATTCACCCCGCTGCTGTACGCGTTTGATGACCGGGAAAAGATTCTTGATTTACTCGAATCCGTCTCCGGATCACGTCTGACTTATTGCTACTACCGCATTGGTGGGGTGTACAATGACGTAGATGAAGCCTTTCTCAAAGGTACCCGTGAGTTTGTTCAATACTTGCGCCCGCGCTTGAAGATGTACCGCGCGTTGGTGACGGATAACATCATCCTGCGCAAGCGGTTGGAGAACATTGGTCCGATCAGCAAGGAGATGTGCCGCAAGTATGGTGCCTCCGGCCCGGTCGTTCGCGGCGCAGGTGTGCCATACGATGTGCGCCGGGCTGAACCGTACTCGGTCTATTCGCAGTTTGATTTTGATATTCCGACCTTCCCCGAGACCGATTCCATGGCGCGCTATTTGGTGCGCATGGAGGAAATGGTGCAGAGCCTGCGCATCATTGAGCAGGCGCTGGATAAAATTCCCGATGGCCCGGTGATGGCGACGGTGCCGCGCGTCTTGAAGGTCCCGCCGGGGGATTACTGTTATTCGGTGGAAGCCGCGCGCGGGCGGCTTATGGTGCGCATTGTCAGCGATAATAAAGAAAATGCGTATCGCATCAAATGGCGCACCCCCTGTTTTAGCAATCTCAGTTTGTTTGAAGAGGCCACTCAAGGCATGATGCTCGCGGATGCTTTGGCGCTAATGGGCAGCCTGGACCTCGTGATCCCCGACATTGACCGCTAA
- a CDS encoding NADH-quinone oxidoreductase subunit C — translation MSTSEPPQNSAATIPVIPVPAAPPEAISRLVTEFGRLFPVAPSVPAPAPAGEAAAGAVPAPAPAPVPAPRQPGCLLADFAAKGYHLDVLVSFEQVVAAANLLDREGFALDAITGVDWIADKQMEVVYDYFHFTSPARVMVRARLPRENPEIQTISGVFAGANWHERETHDFFGIKFAGHPNLIPILLPEDATFHPLKKDFVA, via the coding sequence ATGAGCACGTCTGAACCACCTCAAAATTCTGCGGCAACCATTCCGGTCATTCCGGTTCCCGCCGCGCCCCCGGAAGCGATTTCCAGACTGGTCACTGAATTTGGCCGGTTGTTTCCCGTCGCCCCGTCGGTTCCGGCGCCTGCGCCCGCTGGGGAAGCTGCAGCAGGGGCGGTTCCTGCACCGGCCCCCGCTCCTGTTCCCGCGCCACGCCAACCCGGTTGTCTGCTGGCGGATTTCGCTGCCAAGGGCTATCACTTGGATGTTTTGGTTTCGTTTGAGCAGGTTGTGGCTGCGGCCAACCTGCTGGATCGCGAGGGTTTCGCTCTGGATGCGATTACCGGGGTGGATTGGATCGCGGACAAGCAGATGGAAGTAGTCTATGATTACTTTCACTTCACTTCCCCGGCTCGCGTGATGGTACGTGCGCGTTTACCTCGAGAAAATCCAGAAATTCAGACCATTTCCGGAGTGTTCGCCGGTGCCAACTGGCATGAGCGTGAAACCCACGACTTTTTTGGCATCAAATTTGCCGGCCATCCCAATCTGATTCCCATCTTGCTGCCAGAGGATGCCACGTTTCACCCGCTTAAAAAAGACTTTGTCGCGTGA
- a CDS encoding monovalent cation/H+ antiporter subunit D family protein, which produces MGTQAVTHDIRLLLAILAPLIGAGLVMATGKRPNVREACSFVAAVVLFAITGSLVPDILAGKRLYFSVFQLLPGLSISLRADALSMIFAVAASFLWVLTVFYSAGYMRGLEEHAQTRFNTCFALALFGAIGCAFSDNLFTLYLFYEIVSVCTYPLVAHHQDEEGYEGAKKYLVYLTATAKALILPAMVLIYVLSGTLDFAQNVHTGILPPNIHRGVITALYVCCIIGFAKNGIMPLHSWLPSAMVAPTPVSALLHAVAVVKVGVFSTVRVMLYVFGVDAMDRFHLGLPTAYFVSFTILAASIIALSKDNLKARLAYSTVSQLSYIILGVALLKPIAVQGGLIHIANHAFAKITLFFCAGAIYVATHKKNISQLSGMGRVMPFTFGAFAIAALSMIGAPPVGGFVSKWYMLLGAIDAGTLGIVIVLLTSTLLNTAYFAPVVYKAFFGKLSEEDAHHHYKEAHPAMVIPLTITAAISVMLGFYPDFFVNFAQMVYPIHP; this is translated from the coding sequence ATGGGAACTCAAGCCGTAACTCACGACATACGACTTCTGCTGGCCATCCTGGCGCCTCTCATTGGCGCTGGTCTGGTGATGGCCACGGGCAAACGACCCAACGTGCGCGAAGCTTGCTCCTTCGTGGCGGCGGTGGTGTTGTTCGCCATCACGGGCTCGCTGGTGCCGGACATTCTGGCGGGAAAAAGATTGTATTTTTCTGTCTTTCAGTTGTTACCCGGTTTGAGCATTTCCCTGCGCGCGGATGCGCTCTCCATGATCTTTGCCGTGGCGGCCTCTTTCCTCTGGGTACTCACGGTATTTTACTCGGCCGGTTACATGCGCGGACTGGAGGAGCATGCCCAGACCCGCTTTAACACTTGTTTTGCGCTCGCGTTGTTCGGCGCCATCGGCTGCGCCTTCTCCGATAACCTGTTCACCCTGTACCTGTTTTATGAAATTGTCAGCGTCTGCACTTATCCGTTGGTGGCGCATCATCAGGATGAAGAAGGCTACGAAGGCGCGAAGAAATACCTTGTTTACCTGACTGCCACCGCCAAGGCCCTGATCCTGCCGGCGATGGTGCTCATCTATGTTCTTAGCGGTACCTTGGATTTCGCACAGAATGTCCACACCGGAATTCTTCCACCCAATATACATCGGGGTGTCATTACCGCCCTCTACGTGTGCTGTATCATCGGTTTTGCCAAGAACGGGATCATGCCGTTGCATAGCTGGCTGCCGAGCGCGATGGTGGCTCCCACGCCGGTCAGCGCCTTGCTGCACGCCGTGGCCGTCGTCAAGGTCGGTGTGTTCTCAACCGTGCGCGTGATGCTTTATGTCTTCGGGGTGGATGCCATGGATCGTTTCCATCTTGGGTTGCCCACCGCCTATTTTGTGTCGTTCACAATTCTGGCTGCCTCCATCATTGCCTTGAGCAAGGATAATTTGAAGGCCCGGCTGGCCTATTCAACCGTCAGTCAGCTTTCGTATATCATTCTGGGGGTGGCCCTCTTGAAACCCATCGCTGTTCAGGGTGGCCTGATTCACATTGCGAACCATGCCTTTGCCAAGATCACCCTGTTCTTCTGTGCCGGTGCGATCTACGTCGCGACGCACAAGAAGAATATTTCCCAACTGAGTGGGATGGGGCGGGTGATGCCGTTCACGTTTGGCGCGTTTGCCATCGCGGCTCTCAGCATGATTGGCGCGCCGCCGGTTGGTGGGTTCGTTAGCAAATGGTACATGCTCCTCGGTGCGATTGATGCCGGTACGCTGGGCATAGTGATCGTGCTGTTGACCAGCACGCTGCTCAATACCGCCTATTTTGCCCCGGTGGTGTATAAGGCATTTTTCGGCAAGCTTTCCGAAGAAGACGCCCATCATCACTATAAAGAGGCTCATCCCGCCATGGTGATTCCACTTACCATCACCGCCGCCATTTCCGTTATGCTCGGTTTTTACCCCGACTTTTTCGTGAATTTCGCCCAAATGGTTTATCCGATACACCCATGA
- a CDS encoding NADH-quinone oxidoreductase subunit J, whose amino-acid sequence MTPIPGSEYILAVIFLLAVLTTVIGALIAALSVRIIRSVCGLALCCLGLAGLFYFLNSPFLAMMEILIYIGAVCVTIVFAIMMSEPDEALHDERPSSAILWIGFSLLVCGAVFWALSRLPASANLMAPTKHVTDGSVQAIGRSLLTTYSLAFELISVALLVAILGALAIARTGKTKP is encoded by the coding sequence ATGACTCCGATTCCGGGTTCCGAATATATCTTGGCGGTGATATTCCTGCTCGCTGTGTTGACCACGGTCATCGGGGCGTTGATCGCCGCGTTGAGCGTGCGCATCATTCGCAGCGTGTGTGGACTGGCCCTGTGTTGTCTGGGGTTGGCTGGGCTGTTTTACTTTCTGAACAGTCCCTTCCTGGCCATGATGGAGATTTTGATCTATATCGGTGCCGTTTGTGTGACCATCGTGTTCGCCATCATGATGTCCGAGCCGGATGAGGCGCTCCATGATGAGCGGCCCAGTTCGGCGATTTTGTGGATCGGGTTCTCCCTGCTGGTGTGTGGCGCGGTCTTTTGGGCGCTGTCACGACTTCCAGCCAGTGCCAACCTGATGGCCCCAACCAAACATGTCACCGATGGATCGGTGCAGGCGATCGGCCGTTCGCTGCTGACGACCTACAGTTTGGCATTTGAATTGATTTCGGTGGCGTTACTCGTCGCCATTCTTGGGGCGCTCGCCATTGCGCGAACCGGAAAGACCAAACCATGA
- the nuoB gene encoding NADH-quinone oxidoreductase subunit NuoB, which produces MDTKAECSQDLSQIVRFAQLDDLLALGRANSLWPLTFGLACCAIEMMAAGASRFDLARFGAEVFRPSPRQADVMIVAGTINKKMAAAVKTLYDQMPEPKWVIAMGNCAISGGPFVYPGQYAVVEGVDKLFPVDIFIPGCPPRPEALIEGILKLEEKITGKRRFPVPPPQ; this is translated from the coding sequence ATGGACACGAAAGCAGAGTGTTCCCAAGACCTCTCTCAAATAGTTCGTTTTGCCCAATTGGATGACTTGCTGGCGCTGGGGCGTGCCAATTCGTTGTGGCCTCTGACCTTTGGGCTGGCCTGCTGTGCCATTGAAATGATGGCCGCTGGCGCGTCCCGTTTCGATCTGGCCCGCTTCGGGGCGGAAGTATTTCGCCCGTCTCCCCGCCAGGCGGACGTCATGATTGTGGCCGGCACCATTAATAAGAAAATGGCTGCCGCCGTAAAAACGTTGTACGATCAAATGCCCGAGCCCAAGTGGGTGATTGCCATGGGCAATTGCGCCATTTCCGGTGGTCCCTTTGTCTATCCGGGACAATACGCGGTGGTCGAAGGGGTGGATAAGCTGTTCCCGGTGGACATCTTTATTCCCGGGTGTCCGCCGCGTCCGGAAGCGTTGATTGAAGGCATCTTAAAACTTGAAGAAAAAATCACCGGCAAACGCCGTTTCCCGGTGCCGCCTCCCCAATGA
- the nuoH gene encoding NADH-quinone oxidoreductase subunit NuoH, producing the protein MIPEPFRLLAFLLGIISFVGFNAAYLVWLERKGAGRFQRRPGPTEVGYAGLLQPIADALKLLSKQIIIPPGVDVMLFCLAPILVISPALMSLAVIPFSEQLVGLDINVGLIMIFAFASINVMAVMLAGWSSRNKYSIIAAARVVSQNVAYEIPVLLVLITMIMVTGTMNLNEIVRQQEGAFWHWNLFRLDANPLMPVTFIIFYICMLAETNRAPFDMAEAESELVAGAYTEYSGMGFGVFFMGEYANILLGCSLATVLFLGGWQSPFGHFSGVWWFLLKMYFLIFSVIWVRWTFPRTQFYGLLNLSWKILIPISLITLVLTSAMLKLL; encoded by the coding sequence ATGATTCCGGAACCTTTCAGATTACTGGCCTTTTTGCTTGGCATTATCTCCTTTGTGGGTTTCAACGCCGCTTACCTGGTGTGGTTGGAACGCAAGGGTGCCGGGCGCTTTCAGCGTCGTCCCGGCCCGACGGAAGTCGGGTACGCTGGCCTCTTGCAGCCCATTGCCGACGCCCTCAAGTTGTTGTCCAAGCAGATCATTATTCCTCCCGGAGTGGATGTCATGCTATTTTGCCTCGCTCCAATTTTGGTCATTAGTCCCGCGCTGATGAGCCTCGCGGTTATTCCCTTCAGCGAACAATTGGTGGGGCTGGATATCAATGTCGGCCTGATCATGATTTTCGCGTTCGCCTCCATCAACGTCATGGCTGTCATGCTCGCCGGCTGGTCTTCGCGCAACAAATATTCCATCATTGCCGCGGCTCGCGTGGTCTCCCAAAACGTCGCGTATGAAATTCCGGTCCTCTTGGTGCTGATTACCATGATTATGGTGACCGGCACCATGAATCTCAACGAAATCGTCCGGCAGCAGGAGGGTGCCTTTTGGCATTGGAATCTGTTCCGTCTGGACGCCAATCCGCTGATGCCGGTGACGTTTATCATTTTTTACATCTGTATGTTGGCCGAAACCAATCGCGCCCCCTTTGACATGGCGGAAGCGGAAAGCGAATTGGTGGCCGGCGCGTATACGGAATATTCCGGCATGGGTTTCGGCGTGTTCTTTATGGGTGAGTACGCCAACATTCTCTTGGGATGCAGTCTCGCCACGGTGCTCTTTTTGGGCGGTTGGCAGAGCCCGTTCGGGCATTTCTCCGGGGTCTGGTGGTTTCTGTTGAAAATGTATTTCCTGATCTTCTCCGTCATCTGGGTGCGCTGGACTTTTCCCCGCACCCAGTTTTATGGCCTGCTTAACCTGTCCTGGAAGATTCTGATTCCCATTTCTTTGATAACCCTTGTTTTAACCAGCGCGATGTTGAAGTTGTTATGA
- the nuoK gene encoding NADH-quinone oxidoreductase subunit NuoK has product MNLAQLYNQPDLYLITAALLFAVGLYGLLRRRTFVGMLIAGELIFSAASLNFMTFNRFYAPDPTVGQVFVLFIMGLAAAEVAIGLSIVIAIYRNYRSIKAKELSELKG; this is encoded by the coding sequence ATGAATCTTGCTCAACTCTATAATCAGCCTGATCTTTACTTGATTACCGCTGCGCTGCTGTTTGCGGTGGGGCTTTATGGACTCCTGCGGCGGCGGACCTTCGTGGGTATGCTGATCGCCGGAGAACTCATTTTTTCCGCCGCCTCGCTGAACTTTATGACCTTCAACCGCTTTTATGCCCCGGACCCGACTGTCGGGCAGGTGTTTGTGCTGTTCATCATGGGTCTGGCGGCGGCGGAAGTCGCCATCGGCCTGAGCATCGTGATCGCCATCTATCGTAATTACCGGTCCATCAAGGCCAAGGAGTTGTCGGAGCTGAAGGGGTAA
- a CDS encoding NADH-quinone oxidoreductase subunit M, which translates to MKDLPILSLLVFSPLLAALIAAFINSERWLRWWTLVATLAIAVFSLPLYPMFNPATAAYQFTEHSKWIPSLNIQYSLGIDGISVLLVLLTTLIMPLCVLASWSYITKRVKEFMIALLVMEAAMVGVFCALDFVLFFVFWEAMLIPMCLIIGIWGGPRKIYAAIKFFIYTMAGSVLLLVAIIALYLKTGTFSIPDLMDRHYSLDFQTWVFLAFFLSFAIKVPMFPFHTWLPAAHVEAPTAGSVLLASVLLKMGTYGFLRFCLPITPDATHLFMPYVLGLSVVAIIYGGVTALAQSDMKKLVAYSSVGHMGFATLGIFVLNQQGIEGAMLQMINHGVTTGALFICVGIIYERLHTREMDKAAGIGKHMPIFVTYFGVFCLSSFAFPGTNSFIGEFLVLCGGFAYSKIMVVCLVPGIVVAAAYMLRLLQRVVWGGTRNPDQSHLKDLNLREIITLAPLLLFVFWIGLNPEPFTRVLHTSVQHLLQQVNHAP; encoded by the coding sequence ATGAAAGATTTGCCAATCCTGAGTTTGCTTGTTTTCAGCCCGTTGCTGGCCGCGCTGATTGCGGCCTTCATTAACAGCGAGCGCTGGTTGCGTTGGTGGACGCTGGTGGCCACGCTGGCCATTGCGGTCTTTTCCCTGCCACTATATCCGATGTTCAATCCGGCCACGGCCGCCTATCAGTTTACCGAGCATTCCAAATGGATTCCATCGCTGAACATTCAATACTCTCTGGGCATTGACGGTATCAGTGTACTGCTGGTGTTGCTGACCACCCTGATCATGCCTCTGTGCGTGCTGGCCTCTTGGTCGTACATCACCAAGCGGGTCAAGGAGTTCATGATTGCCCTCCTGGTCATGGAAGCCGCCATGGTGGGCGTCTTCTGCGCCCTGGACTTCGTGCTCTTCTTTGTGTTCTGGGAAGCGATGCTCATCCCCATGTGCCTCATCATCGGCATCTGGGGCGGTCCGCGCAAAATCTACGCGGCAATCAAGTTTTTCATTTACACCATGGCGGGTTCCGTCCTGCTGTTGGTTGCCATCATCGCGCTTTATTTGAAGACCGGGACGTTCAGCATCCCTGATTTGATGGACCGGCATTACTCGCTGGATTTCCAGACCTGGGTATTCCTGGCCTTTTTCCTCTCGTTCGCCATTAAGGTGCCCATGTTCCCGTTTCATACATGGTTGCCGGCGGCGCACGTTGAAGCGCCCACGGCGGGTAGCGTGCTGCTGGCCAGCGTCCTGCTGAAAATGGGCACGTACGGTTTCCTCCGCTTCTGCCTGCCGATCACGCCGGACGCTACCCATTTGTTCATGCCCTATGTGCTGGGGCTTTCCGTGGTGGCCATCATTTACGGCGGTGTTACCGCGCTTGCCCAGAGCGACATGAAGAAGCTGGTCGCGTATTCCAGCGTGGGCCACATGGGTTTTGCCACACTGGGCATCTTTGTGCTGAACCAGCAGGGCATTGAAGGTGCCATGCTGCAGATGATCAACCACGGTGTCACTACCGGTGCGCTGTTCATCTGTGTGGGTATCATTTACGAACGATTGCATACGCGGGAGATGGATAAAGCGGCGGGGATCGGTAAGCACATGCCCATCTTTGTGACGTATTTCGGGGTATTCTGCCTTTCCTCCTTCGCGTTCCCCGGTACGAACAGTTTCATTGGTGAATTCCTGGTCCTGTGTGGCGGTTTTGCTTATTCCAAGATCATGGTTGTCTGCCTGGTACCTGGCATCGTGGTTGCCGCCGCCTACATGCTGCGCTTATTGCAGCGCGTGGTATGGGGCGGCACGCGGAATCCGGATCAGTCACACTTGAAGGATTTAAATCTGCGGGAAATCATCACATTGGCCCCGCTGCTTCTGTTTGTTTTTTGGATCGGTCTGAATCCTGAACCGTTTACCCGGGTGCTGCACACTAGCGTGCAACACCTGCTCCAACAAGTGAATCACGCTCCATGA
- a CDS encoding NADH-quinone oxidoreductase subunit I produces MKKSLQEIVGGFNSLLVGMRLTIAQFFKPTVTVHYPHETLKMTPRFRGHIELVRDPATGKALCFACKLCERACPSDCITVDGAKLEGDKKKSVTVFKLDFTKCSLCGSCVEACKGGCIEYSKNYNLAGMTKEDFVMDLFKKLEEKSKVEEVKK; encoded by the coding sequence ATGAAAAAATCATTGCAGGAGATCGTCGGGGGCTTTAACAGCCTGCTGGTCGGCATGCGCCTGACAATCGCCCAGTTTTTCAAGCCGACGGTGACGGTGCATTATCCGCATGAAACTTTAAAGATGACGCCTCGCTTTCGCGGGCACATCGAGTTAGTGCGCGACCCGGCAACCGGCAAGGCGCTCTGTTTTGCTTGCAAGCTTTGTGAACGCGCCTGCCCCAGCGATTGCATTACCGTGGATGGCGCCAAGCTGGAGGGCGACAAAAAGAAGTCGGTCACCGTATTCAAACTGGACTTTACCAAGTGCAGTCTATGCGGTTCCTGCGTGGAAGCCTGCAAGGGCGGCTGCATTGAATATTCCAAAAATTACAATCTGGCCGGCATGACCAAGGAGGATTTTGTCATGGATTTGTTCAAAAAACTGGAAGAAAAAAGCAAGGTGGAGGAGGTAAAGAAATGA
- a CDS encoding Na(+)/H(+) antiporter subunit D, producing MNNFWIHPALVLILGGLLLPLVPERIRKGYLLLIPALAFGVVLHMQQGMFGKVHFLNWELVFGRVDKLSLVFGYIMSLMCIIGTLYGLHVKKATEHLAAWCYAGGAMGAIFAGDYITLFLFWELMAFSSVFLIWFRNRAQSTAVGYRYLLVHIAGGLSLLAGILLQCAPTNVWTFDHLDVAHPTVAVYLIMIGFILNAAVPPLHAWLPDAYGEGTFNGSVFLCAFTTKTAVYALCRGLAGMEILVPLGVIMALYGVVYAVLENDCRRLLAYHIISQVGYMVAGVGLGTEMAINGACAHAFAHILYKGLLFMGCGSVLFMTGESKFTELGGLYKKMPWAFLFTLIGGLSISAFPLFSGFVSKSMIVAAGFEEHKYWVGFLLMLASSGTFLHTGLKVPYFIWFGKNNCKPKTWELAKDPPWNMNLAMGVASFFCIFIGCYTPYLYKMLPYAVDYEPYTSYHVSETLQILLFTAVGFFWLIKKLEPEALISLDLDWPYRKGGQMFLWLAKKPIQTVDTFVGELYRLAGMIPLMFTAHLAGKFDNRVIDGVVDGVAYTVRNVGARLRGVQRGALQENLALAFAAAAGLAVIYLLISKVLVP from the coding sequence ATGAATAATTTCTGGATACATCCGGCGTTGGTTTTAATCCTGGGGGGGCTCTTGCTGCCCTTGGTACCGGAACGCATTCGCAAAGGGTACCTGCTGCTGATTCCAGCACTGGCGTTCGGCGTGGTGTTGCACATGCAGCAAGGGATGTTTGGCAAGGTACACTTCCTGAACTGGGAGTTGGTTTTTGGTCGCGTGGATAAGCTAAGTCTGGTCTTCGGGTACATCATGAGTTTGATGTGCATTATCGGCACGTTGTACGGGCTGCACGTTAAGAAGGCCACGGAGCATCTGGCCGCGTGGTGCTATGCCGGTGGAGCGATGGGCGCAATTTTTGCCGGTGACTACATCACGCTGTTCCTCTTCTGGGAACTCATGGCGTTCTCCTCGGTCTTTTTGATTTGGTTCCGGAACCGGGCTCAATCCACTGCTGTCGGCTATCGCTACCTGTTGGTGCATATCGCCGGTGGTCTCTCACTGTTGGCGGGCATTCTGCTTCAGTGCGCCCCCACCAACGTTTGGACCTTTGATCATCTCGATGTAGCGCATCCCACCGTGGCGGTATACCTCATCATGATCGGGTTCATCCTGAACGCAGCGGTTCCGCCGTTGCACGCCTGGCTGCCCGATGCTTATGGGGAAGGCACCTTTAACGGTTCGGTGTTCCTCTGCGCCTTCACCACCAAGACCGCTGTGTATGCCTTGTGCCGCGGGTTGGCGGGCATGGAAATTCTGGTGCCATTGGGGGTAATCATGGCGCTGTACGGCGTTGTGTATGCGGTGTTGGAAAACGACTGTCGCCGTCTGCTCGCCTACCACATCATTAGCCAGGTGGGATACATGGTGGCCGGCGTCGGTCTCGGTACAGAAATGGCCATCAATGGCGCGTGTGCCCATGCGTTCGCCCACATTTTGTACAAGGGCCTGCTGTTCATGGGCTGCGGCAGCGTGTTGTTCATGACGGGAGAGAGTAAATTCACCGAACTGGGCGGGCTGTACAAAAAGATGCCGTGGGCATTTCTGTTTACGCTGATCGGCGGTCTTTCGATCTCCGCCTTCCCGCTTTTCAGCGGGTTCGTCAGCAAATCCATGATTGTGGCGGCGGGCTTTGAGGAGCACAAGTACTGGGTGGGGTTCCTGCTCATGCTGGCGTCCAGTGGCACGTTCCTGCACACCGGCCTCAAGGTTCCGTATTTCATTTGGTTCGGAAAAAACAACTGCAAGCCCAAGACTTGGGAGTTGGCCAAGGACCCGCCGTGGAATATGAACCTGGCCATGGGCGTTGCATCGTTCTTCTGCATTTTTATCGGCTGTTACACGCCGTATTTGTACAAGATGCTGCCGTATGCGGTGGATTATGAGCCTTATACCTCGTATCACGTCAGCGAAACGCTCCAGATTCTGCTCTTCACCGCCGTTGGCTTCTTCTGGCTCATCAAGAAGCTGGAACCTGAGGCCTTGATCAGCCTCGATCTCGACTGGCCGTACCGCAAGGGTGGGCAGATGTTCCTCTGGCTCGCCAAAAAGCCTATCCAGACTGTGGATACGTTCGTGGGGGAACTTTACCGCTTGGCGGGAATGATCCCGCTGATGTTTACCGCGCATTTGGCCGGTAAGTTCGATAACCGTGTGATTGATGGTGTCGTGGACGGTGTCGCCTATACTGTCCGTAACGTTGGTGCCCGTCTGCGCGGCGTGCAACGCGGGGCGTTGCAGGAAAACCTTGCCCTGGCCTTTGCCGCCGCCGCCGGGTTGGCGGTTATCTACCTCCTGATTTCAAAAGTACTCGTGCCATGA